A genome region from Coprococcus phoceensis includes the following:
- a CDS encoding XRE family transcriptional regulator, which produces MNDKNFIEELRQKREEYGVTQTRLAVACGISREYYNRIEKGKQPLNDELREVIEKQIERFNPQEPLFLLIDYFRVRFPTTDALAIIRDVLQLKSDYMLYEDYGKYGYESKYVLGDINIMCSMQEHLGVLLELKGKGCRQMECYLLAQERSWYDFMLDCMTAGGVMKRLDLAINDRAGILDIPKLKEKYKAGECVSYFRMQKDYSGTEKCGSDLPKNTGETLYLGSTSSELYMCAYQKNYEQYVKNGTEIEDTEIKNRFEIRMKNERAYYAVVDLLTYRDAERTAFSIINHYVRFVDREDDKPKSQWITNDDWAWFVGENREPIRLTTKPEPYTLQKALHWLQRQVAPTIKMVQALDRENHTTILKDMIEQAELKDKHKHLLQLEKSTIEERIDTAVPQENDGIF; this is translated from the coding sequence ATGAATGATAAAAACTTTATTGAAGAACTAAGACAAAAGCGTGAGGAATACGGAGTAACACAAACAAGGCTTGCTGTTGCCTGTGGTATCAGCCGTGAATATTACAACCGCATTGAAAAAGGGAAACAGCCATTGAATGACGAATTAAGAGAAGTCATAGAAAAACAGATTGAGCGTTTCAATCCGCAAGAACCACTATTCTTATTGATTGATTACTTTCGTGTCCGCTTTCCTACTACGGACGCATTGGCGATTATCCGTGATGTATTACAACTGAAATCTGATTATATGCTTTATGAAGATTATGGAAAATACGGATATGAAAGCAAATATGTACTTGGCGACATCAATATCATGTGTTCCATGCAGGAGCATTTAGGTGTTTTATTGGAACTGAAAGGCAAAGGCTGTCGGCAAATGGAATGTTATCTGCTGGCACAGGAACGCTCATGGTATGACTTCATGCTGGATTGTATGACGGCTGGTGGTGTGATGAAACGGCTTGATTTGGCTATCAATGACCGAGCAGGAATATTGGATATTCCAAAGTTAAAGGAAAAATACAAGGCTGGCGAATGTGTTTCCTATTTTCGTATGCAGAAAGATTACAGCGGTACAGAAAAATGCGGTAGCGATTTACCAAAGAATACAGGAGAAACCTTATATCTCGGTTCAACAAGTAGCGAATTATATATGTGTGCTTATCAGAAAAATTATGAGCAGTATGTCAAGAATGGCACAGAAATTGAAGATACGGAGATTAAGAACCGTTTTGAAATACGCATGAAGAATGAACGAGCCTATTATGCGGTTGTAGATTTACTGACCTATCGGGACGCTGAACGCACCGCTTTTTCTATCATCAATCATTATGTCCGCTTTGTTGACAGAGAGGACGACAAGCCAAAAAGTCAATGGATAACAAATGATGATTGGGCATGGTTTGTAGGGGAAAACAGAGAGCCGATACGCTTAACCACAAAGCCAGAGCCTTACACTTTACAAAAAGCGTTGCATTGGCTACAAAGACAAGTTGCACCAACAATAAAAATGGTACAGGCATTAGACAGAGAAAATCATACAACGATACTGAAAGATATGATTGAGCAGGCAGAACTTAAAGACAAGCATAAACATTTATTACAATTAGAGAAATCAACCATAGAAGAACGTATAGATACCGCTGTTCCACAAGAGAATGACGGTATTTTTTAA
- a CDS encoding recombinase family protein, with product MKQQIYNTALYLRLSRDDELQGESSSITTQRSMLRLYAKEHHLNVIDEYIDDGWSGTNFDRPSFQRMIEDIEAGKINCVVTKDLSRLGRNYIMTGQYTELYFPSHNVRYIAIDDGVDSEKGESEIAPFKNIINEWVARDTSRKVKSAFKTKFAEGAHYSAYAPLGYKKHPDIKGKLLIDDETKWIIEKIFSLAYQGYGSAKITKQLRAEKVPTASWLNFTRYGTFAHIFEGKPESKRYEWTIAHVKAILKSEVYIGNSVHNMQSTVSFKSKKKVRKPESEWFRVENTHEPIIDKEVFYRVQEQIKSRRRQTKEKATPIFAGLVKCADCGWSMRFGTNKANKTPYSYYACSYYGQFGKGNCSMHYIRYDVLYQAVLERLQYWAKAVQQDEEKVLNKIQKVGNAERIREKKKKASTLKKAENRQNEIDRLFAKMYEDRACEKITERNFVMLSSKYQKEQIELEQQITSLREELSKMEQDMIGAEKWIELIKEYSVPKELTAPLLNAMIEKILIHEATTNEDNERIQEIEIYYRFIGKVE from the coding sequence ATGAAACAACAGATTTACAATACTGCACTTTATCTTAGGTTAAGCCGAGATGATGAATTACAGGGCGAAAGTTCCAGCATTACCACACAGAGAAGTATGTTGCGTTTATATGCAAAAGAACATCATTTGAATGTCATTGATGAATATATTGATGACGGCTGGTCGGGAACAAATTTTGACAGACCGAGTTTTCAAAGAATGATTGAGGATATAGAGGCAGGAAAAATCAACTGTGTTGTAACGAAAGACCTTTCCCGTCTTGGCAGAAATTATATTATGACAGGACAATATACAGAATTGTATTTCCCTAGTCATAATGTCCGCTACATAGCGATTGATGACGGTGTAGACAGCGAAAAAGGCGAAAGTGAGATTGCACCATTTAAGAACATCATCAATGAATGGGTGGCAAGAGATACAAGCCGTAAAGTCAAATCAGCATTTAAGACAAAGTTTGCGGAGGGGGCTCATTACAGTGCTTATGCTCCGTTAGGATATAAGAAACACCCTGACATCAAAGGAAAACTGTTGATTGATGATGAAACAAAATGGATTATTGAAAAAATCTTTTCCCTAGCCTATCAAGGTTACGGAAGTGCAAAAATCACAAAGCAGTTAAGAGCAGAAAAAGTTCCGACAGCGTCATGGCTAAATTTTACAAGATACGGTACTTTTGCACATATCTTTGAGGGAAAACCCGAAAGTAAGCGTTATGAGTGGACGATTGCTCATGTCAAGGCGATATTGAAAAGTGAGGTTTATATCGGAAACAGTGTTCACAATATGCAGTCTACGGTATCGTTCAAGAGTAAAAAGAAAGTGCGTAAACCCGAAAGTGAATGGTTTCGAGTAGAAAACACTCACGAGCCGATTATTGACAAGGAAGTGTTCTATCGTGTGCAGGAGCAGATAAAATCAAGACGCAGACAGACAAAGGAAAAGGCAACGCCGATTTTTGCAGGGCTTGTCAAGTGTGCGGATTGTGGCTGGTCTATGAGATTTGGAACGAATAAGGCAAATAAAACGCCTTACAGTTATTATGCTTGCAGTTACTACGGGCAGTTTGGCAAAGGTAATTGTTCTATGCACTACATTCGTTATGATGTGCTGTATCAAGCCGTATTGGAACGCTTGCAGTATTGGGCTAAGGCAGTACAGCAGGACGAAGAAAAGGTATTGAACAAGATACAGAAAGTCGGCAATGCAGAGCGAATACGGGAAAAGAAGAAAAAGGCAAGTACATTGAAGAAAGCCGAGAACAGACAAAATGAGATTGACCGTTTATTTGCGAAAATGTATGAAGATAGAGCCTGTGAGAAGATAACAGAGCGAAATTTTGTGATGTTGTCCAGCAAGTACCAAAAAGAACAGATAGAACTGGAACAGCAGATAACAAGCCTAAGAGAAGAACTAAGTAAAATGGAACAGGATATGATAGGTGCTGAAAAGTGGATTGAGTTAATCAAGGAATATTCCGTACCAAAGGAACTGACAGCACCATTATTAAATGCCATGATAGAAAAAATCCTCATACATGAAGCAACAACGAATGAGGATAACGAAAGAATACAGGAAATTGAGATATATTACCGATTTATCGGAAAAGTTGAGTAA
- a CDS encoding GNAT family N-acetyltransferase, which yields MIIRQEETRDYENIYSVVKKAFGSAVQADGNEQDLVNALRNGDAYIPELSLVAEIDGVIVGHIMFTKAKVEDKVVLALAPLSVLPEYQRQGVGTALIEEGHRIAKELNYEYSIVLGSETYYPRTGYLPANMFGITAPFEVPQENFMAYKLKDAAGKICGVLRYAKEFGIS from the coding sequence ATGATTATCAGACAAGAAGAGACAAGAGATTATGAAAATATATATTCTGTAGTAAAGAAAGCGTTTGGCAGTGCTGTACAAGCGGATGGGAATGAACAGGATTTGGTCAATGCGTTGAGAAATGGTGACGCATATATTCCGGAATTATCGTTAGTTGCAGAAATAGATGGTGTGATTGTAGGACATATCATGTTCACAAAAGCGAAAGTGGAAGATAAAGTGGTTTTGGCATTAGCGCCATTATCTGTCTTGCCGGAATATCAGAGACAGGGAGTCGGTACTGCTTTGATAGAAGAGGGGCATAGAATTGCAAAAGAGTTGAACTATGAATATTCAATTGTATTAGGAAGTGAAACATATTATCCGAGGACAGGGTATTTGCCAGCTAATATGTTTGGAATAACGGCTCCGTTTGAGGTGCCACAAGAAAACTTTATGGCGTATAAACTGAAGGATGCTGCCGGAAAAATTTGTGGTGTTCTTCGGTATGCGAAAGAGTTTGGAATTAGCTAA
- a CDS encoding transcriptional regulator has protein sequence MLPALARLLDTDLNTLLSFQEDLSDREIALFLNELSELSEKEGVETLYVRALDSSDSAIQNQAKAMLISRYMGRKEYERAQELLNSLPEQDFFDKKQIQVNLLIELGKLGEAAKAAEEKLLSATNEIHATLMSLMEIAIKEDRIDDAEYIANVSKKGADLFDLWEYNSYVAHFQLYLVTKQRKKVLKILVSMLKSLTHKWEINQSPLYRHIKTKEVDKTFGPKMQKTLIDSLRHDEDSAYWRENQELEKVLEEFEIKGKKK, from the coding sequence TTGCTTCCGGCATTGGCCAGATTGTTGGATACAGATTTGAATACATTGTTATCTTTTCAGGAAGATTTGTCAGACAGAGAAATTGCATTATTTTTGAATGAATTGTCGGAGCTTTCCGAAAAGGAGGGTGTTGAAACATTATATGTGCGTGCCTTGGACAGCTCAGACAGTGCGATTCAAAATCAGGCAAAAGCGATGCTGATTTCGAGATACATGGGACGCAAAGAGTATGAGCGGGCGCAAGAATTGCTAAATTCGCTGCCAGAACAGGACTTTTTTGATAAAAAACAGATTCAGGTAAATTTATTGATTGAATTGGGAAAACTGGGCGAGGCGGCGAAAGCAGCAGAAGAAAAATTATTGTCTGCTACCAATGAAATTCATGCGACATTGATGTCGTTGATGGAAATCGCAATCAAAGAAGATAGAATAGATGATGCGGAATATATTGCGAATGTTTCAAAAAAAGGAGCAGACCTCTTTGACTTATGGGAGTACAATTCATATGTAGCCCATTTTCAACTTTATCTGGTCACCAAACAGCGCAAAAAGGTTTTAAAAATACTCGTTTCGATGTTAAAGTCACTCACACACAAATGGGAAATCAATCAATCGCCATTGTACAGACATATTAAAACAAAAGAAGTAGATAAAACATTTGGTCCGAAAATGCAAAAAACACTCATTGATAGTTTGCGGCATGATGAAGACAGTGCGTATTGGCGAGAAAATCAGGAATTGGAGAAGGTATTAGAAGAATTTGAGATAAAGGGGAAGAAAAAATAG
- a CDS encoding DUF3221 domain-containing protein — protein sequence MKKIYLALILFLLVMVVGCGKETEQKKNPYFQATVLEVKENSILVEPFEGEQELTSVDRISVSTDVISIQEVPEMEEGTEVRVVYNGEIAESYPAQIHHVFAIYLIDENGEVIID from the coding sequence ATGAAGAAAATTTATCTTGCGTTAATCTTATTTTTGCTGGTAATGGTGGTTGGGTGTGGAAAAGAGACTGAGCAAAAGAAAAATCCTTACTTTCAAGCAACAGTGTTGGAAGTAAAAGAAAACAGTATATTAGTAGAGCCATTTGAGGGAGAGCAAGAATTGACATCTGTGGATCGAATATCGGTATCCACAGATGTCATCTCGATTCAAGAAGTGCCTGAGATGGAGGAAGGAACAGAGGTACGAGTTGTCTATAATGGGGAAATTGCAGAATCTTATCCGGCACAAATCCATCATGTTTTTGCGATATACCTTATAGATGAAAATGGCGAAGTGATTATTGATTGA